The following proteins are encoded in a genomic region of Maribacter hydrothermalis:
- a CDS encoding tetratricopeptide repeat protein has product MALESNERPDKPITKFESMLKTDDVYFFDAEDFEDIIHHYLNHGKISLAKKGIKIGLQQHPDSIELKLLQVEVMVFENQIAKAEALLDELQLLDNQNEEIYIQRANLYSKQDNHEGAVELLRKALSFTNNSFDIHSLLGMEYLFMDDFKMAKESFIKCVEFDDQDYSSLYNVIYCFEFLEDYDGGIIYLNEYLEKNPYCEVAWHQLGKQYYYKEMYTEALAAFDFAIISDDAFIGAYFEKGKVLEKLGMYKEAIENYETTISIEDPTSHAFLRIGKCYEKLKNIEMAKYYFYQTVHEDPLLDKGWLAITNLYFKLRDYEKAVYYINKALNIDGENPMYWKKCAKINTALKNYDQADFAYKQAVDLGDFELDTWLKWADVLHLNGETLSAVQILSQGREFYPESLKILYKSAGFQLIEQDLINARITLMDALKLDKNQKKLHLFTDKFSEYAHSQWTNEILSKYNKTS; this is encoded by the coding sequence ATGGCGTTAGAATCTAACGAAAGACCGGATAAACCAATTACCAAATTTGAATCAATGCTAAAGACAGACGATGTCTATTTCTTTGATGCAGAAGATTTTGAGGACATCATACACCACTATCTTAATCATGGTAAAATTTCTTTAGCAAAAAAAGGGATTAAGATTGGCCTACAACAACATCCTGATTCAATTGAATTAAAGCTGCTACAAGTTGAGGTAATGGTATTCGAAAACCAAATAGCAAAAGCTGAAGCCCTTTTAGATGAATTACAGCTTTTAGATAACCAAAACGAAGAAATTTATATTCAACGAGCAAACTTATACTCTAAGCAAGATAATCATGAAGGAGCGGTAGAACTCTTACGCAAGGCATTAAGTTTCACCAATAATAGCTTTGACATTCATAGTCTTTTAGGCATGGAATATTTATTTATGGATGACTTTAAAATGGCTAAAGAAAGCTTTATAAAGTGTGTAGAATTCGATGACCAAGATTATTCCTCGCTTTATAACGTAATATATTGTTTTGAGTTTTTAGAAGATTACGATGGTGGCATTATTTATTTAAATGAGTACCTCGAAAAAAATCCTTATTGTGAAGTTGCCTGGCATCAATTAGGTAAGCAATATTACTATAAAGAAATGTATACCGAAGCATTGGCCGCATTTGATTTTGCAATAATTTCAGATGACGCGTTTATAGGTGCATATTTTGAAAAAGGAAAAGTTCTAGAAAAATTAGGCATGTACAAAGAGGCAATTGAGAATTACGAAACAACCATTTCAATTGAAGACCCAACCTCTCACGCATTTCTTAGAATAGGAAAATGTTACGAAAAGTTGAAAAATATAGAAATGGCTAAATACTATTTCTACCAAACAGTACATGAAGATCCTTTGTTAGATAAAGGCTGGTTGGCGATAACCAATTTATACTTCAAGTTAAGGGATTATGAGAAAGCTGTCTATTATATTAACAAGGCTCTGAATATAGATGGCGAAAATCCTATGTATTGGAAAAAATGCGCTAAAATTAATACGGCATTAAAAAATTATGACCAAGCAGATTTTGCATATAAACAAGCAGTAGATTTAGGTGATTTCGAGTTAGACACATGGCTAAAATGGGCCGATGTCCTACATTTAAACGGTGAGACATTGTCGGCTGTTCAAATTTTATCCCAAGGAAGAGAATTCTACCCCGAAAGTCTTAAAATACTATATAAATCTGCTGGTTTTCAACTAATAGAACAAGATTTAATTAATGCGAGAATAACATTAATGGATGCTTTGAAATTAGATAAAAATCAAAAAAAACTACACCTCTTTACAGACAAATTTTCGGAATATGCCCATTCTCAATGGACAAATGAAATTCTAAGTAAATACAATAAAACTTCGTAG
- a CDS encoding aspartate aminotransferase family protein — MKNDFLKYQAQTSPYPLGMEVSHAKGSYIYDTEGKAHLDFVAGVSACTLGHCHPKVTEAIKEQVDKYMHVMVYGEYSQSPATSYTKLLANNLPEPLEVTYLVNSGTEAIEGALKLARRYTGRSQIIAAKSAYHGNTMGSLSLMDFEERKSVFRPLLPDVYHINFNNEDDLDKITTKTACVILETIQGGAGFIIPRNHYLKKVKARCTEMGALLILDEIQPGFGRTGKLFAFEHYECVPDILVLGKGMASGLPVGAFTASKEIMRTLSEHPKMGHITTFGGNPVIAASSLATLQELINTSLIEDTLKKEVLFKTLLKHTKIKEIRGKGLMLALIMDSAETANDLVLKAKEKNLILFWLLFENKAVRISPPLTISDKEIREGCSIILAILNSI; from the coding sequence ATGAAAAACGACTTTTTAAAATACCAAGCACAAACCTCTCCCTATCCTTTAGGAATGGAAGTTTCACATGCTAAAGGCAGTTATATTTATGATACGGAAGGAAAAGCACATTTAGATTTTGTTGCAGGGGTATCCGCATGTACCCTTGGGCACTGTCACCCAAAAGTTACTGAGGCCATAAAAGAACAAGTAGATAAATACATGCATGTAATGGTGTATGGGGAATATTCCCAATCCCCGGCAACCAGCTATACAAAATTACTTGCCAATAATTTACCTGAACCCTTAGAAGTTACCTATTTAGTAAATTCTGGAACAGAAGCCATAGAAGGTGCCTTAAAATTAGCGCGCAGATATACAGGACGTTCACAAATAATAGCGGCAAAATCTGCATATCATGGAAATACCATGGGCAGTTTAAGTCTAATGGATTTTGAGGAACGTAAGAGTGTTTTTAGACCCTTATTGCCAGATGTTTATCATATTAATTTCAATAATGAAGATGATTTAGATAAAATAACTACCAAAACTGCTTGTGTAATATTAGAAACTATACAAGGTGGAGCAGGTTTTATAATCCCAAGGAACCACTATTTAAAGAAAGTAAAAGCGCGTTGTACAGAAATGGGAGCATTACTAATACTTGATGAAATACAACCAGGTTTTGGTAGAACAGGTAAGCTTTTTGCATTTGAACATTATGAATGTGTACCAGATATTTTGGTTTTAGGAAAAGGAATGGCATCTGGTTTACCTGTAGGTGCATTTACAGCAAGCAAAGAAATTATGCGTACGTTAAGTGAGCATCCGAAAATGGGTCATATCACTACTTTTGGTGGTAATCCTGTAATTGCAGCATCAAGTTTAGCTACTTTACAAGAATTGATAAATACATCTTTAATAGAAGACACCTTAAAAAAAGAGGTATTGTTTAAAACGCTATTAAAACATACCAAAATAAAAGAGATTAGAGGTAAAGGTTTAATGCTTGCATTAATCATGGATTCTGCCGAAACAGCTAATGATTTGGTATTAAAAGCCAAAGAAAAAAACTTAATTCTATTTTGGCTACTCTTTGAAAATAAAGCCGTTAGAATTTCACCACCGCTGACCATCTCTGACAAAGAAATTCGAGAAGGTTGCAGCATCATTCTCGCTATACTGAACTCCATCTAA
- a CDS encoding OstA-like protein — protein sequence MKTFCIYVLLFFGFIIFGLAQETESDEGPKQINIVYGANFTKNEVEYPGASIFSKDDRQVQFEHQGADLWCDVAIYFQKENRLEAIGNVILKQGDSVQMTSKKINYLGDVKLAKAWGNVVLTNSDMTLRTDTLRLDREKQEAYYQDNGTVVDSANTLTSKIGKYFMELKKYQFLDSVHVQNPEYTLDSEQLDYYTTSKNAYMYGPSTINGESYKIYCERGFYDTKVETGYGIKNTRIDYNNRIIEGDSVYFNKAKEFASATNNITVTDTINNGIIRAHYAEVYKAKDSVFATRRAVSISVQERDSLYVHGDTLMVTGKPEDRILRAFRNAKFYKTDLSGKCDSIHSEQKTGVTQLIKNPIIWNGANQMTGDSIHLKSNLETEKLDSLKVLENAFIISLDSVSMTGYNQAKGINLFGQFIENELKIIDLVQNTEVIYYMYNDDDELIGIDKTICSKIRITMEENDIEDLTFFINPEGDISPEKDIPENTRILKGFVWRGDERILTKDDIFDEDDNNLKLVVINGIDNPIDIDAEEQQRSQNESDPINSISTKNKATDPKKSVKSKKVN from the coding sequence TTGAAAACATTTTGTATATACGTACTGTTGTTTTTTGGTTTCATAATTTTTGGCCTAGCCCAAGAAACAGAAAGCGATGAAGGTCCAAAACAAATCAATATAGTATATGGAGCCAACTTTACAAAAAATGAAGTTGAGTACCCAGGAGCTTCCATTTTTAGTAAAGATGACCGTCAAGTACAATTTGAACATCAAGGTGCAGACCTTTGGTGTGATGTTGCAATATATTTTCAAAAAGAAAACCGATTAGAAGCTATTGGGAACGTAATTCTTAAACAAGGAGATTCCGTTCAAATGACCAGTAAAAAAATTAACTACTTAGGTGATGTAAAACTAGCTAAAGCATGGGGTAACGTGGTGCTGACCAACTCAGACATGACACTAAGAACAGACACATTACGTTTAGATCGAGAAAAACAAGAAGCTTATTATCAAGACAATGGTACTGTGGTAGATTCCGCTAATACGTTGACAAGTAAAATTGGCAAGTATTTTATGGAGTTGAAAAAGTATCAATTTTTAGATAGTGTACATGTACAAAATCCTGAATACACTTTAGACTCAGAACAACTTGATTATTACACTACCTCCAAAAATGCCTACATGTATGGTCCCTCCACAATTAATGGAGAGTCCTATAAAATATATTGTGAAAGAGGTTTTTACGACACCAAGGTAGAGACCGGATATGGAATTAAAAATACCCGTATAGATTATAATAACAGAATTATAGAAGGCGATAGTGTTTATTTTAATAAAGCGAAAGAATTTGCATCCGCGACCAATAATATTACAGTAACCGACACTATAAATAATGGCATTATAAGAGCCCATTACGCAGAGGTATATAAAGCTAAAGATTCCGTTTTTGCTACTCGCAGAGCAGTTTCCATTTCAGTACAGGAAAGGGATTCTTTATATGTACATGGAGATACCTTAATGGTTACCGGTAAACCAGAAGATAGAATTTTAAGAGCATTTAGAAATGCAAAATTCTATAAAACAGATTTAAGTGGAAAGTGTGATAGCATACATTCTGAACAAAAAACAGGTGTAACCCAATTAATTAAAAACCCAATTATTTGGAACGGTGCCAACCAAATGACAGGTGACAGCATCCATCTGAAATCGAACTTGGAAACTGAAAAATTAGATTCGTTGAAGGTGTTAGAAAATGCCTTTATAATTTCTTTGGACAGCGTTAGCATGACAGGTTATAACCAGGCAAAAGGCATAAATTTATTTGGACAATTTATTGAAAACGAATTAAAGATTATAGACCTGGTTCAGAATACCGAAGTTATTTATTACATGTATAATGACGATGATGAACTTATTGGTATAGATAAAACCATATGTAGTAAGATACGAATTACAATGGAAGAAAATGATATTGAGGATTTAACGTTTTTCATTAATCCTGAGGGTGATATTTCTCCAGAAAAAGATATACCAGAAAATACAAGAATCTTAAAAGGCTTTGTGTGGCGTGGTGATGAACGTATTTTAACCAAAGATGATATTTTCGATGAAGATGATAATAACCTAAAACTAGTGGTTATTAATGGGATTGACAACCCTATAGATATTGATGCCGAAGAACAGCAACGCAGTCAAAACGAATCGGACCCAATCAATAGTATATCTACAAAAAACAAAGCTACCGACCCCAAAAAGTCAGTAAAATCTAAAAAGGTGAATTAA